In the genome of Variovorax sp. PAMC26660, the window GCTGCGCGCGCTGCATGTGCTGCAACTGGTGGACGTGATCGCCTGCGAGGACACGCGCCACACGCAGAGCCTGCTGCGCGCCTACGGCATCGACCGGCCGGGCGCCCGGCTGCTGGCCGTGCACCAGCACAACGAGGCCGAGGCGGCGCAAACCGTGGTCGCGCGGCTCGCGCAGGGCGAACGCATCGCCTACGTCAGCGACGCCGGCACGCCCGGCGTGAGCGACCCCGGTGCCCGGCTGGCAGCCGCCGTGCGCGCAGCGGGGCAACGCGTGCTGCCACTGCCGGGCGCGAGCAGTGTCACCACACTGATCGGTGCCGCCGGGCTCGTGGCCGATGGCGGCGACGGCAACGCCAGCAGCGCTTTCGTCTTCGCGGGCTTCTTGCCGAGCAAGGCCGGCGAGCGCGACACCGCCGTGCAAGCGCTGTCGCAGGAGCCGCGCGCCGTGGTGCTGCTGGAGGCGCCGCACCGCATCGAAAGCCTGGCGCGTGCGCTCGCGACGCTGGGCGAGCGCCGCATCACCGTGGGCCGCGAGCTCACCAAGCAGTTCGAGGAAATCGCGACCGTGGCGGCCAACGCCCTGCCCGACTGGTTCACGGCCGACCGCGACCGCACGCGCGGCGAATTCGCACTGGTGCTG includes:
- the rsmI gene encoding 16S rRNA (cytidine(1402)-2'-O)-methyltransferase — its product is MASLAPASFGAALAAAHDAAGAQHYPQATLYVVATPIGNLADITLRALHVLQLVDVIACEDTRHTQSLLRAYGIDRPGARLLAVHQHNEAEAAQTVVARLAQGERIAYVSDAGTPGVSDPGARLAAAVRAAGQRVLPLPGASSVTTLIGAAGLVADGGDGNASSAFVFAGFLPSKAGERDTAVQALSQEPRAVVLLEAPHRIESLARALATLGERRITVGRELTKQFEEIATVAANALPDWFTADRDRTRGEFALVLHPVTVASDGGAEGERVLRLLLAELPVKTAVRLAAEISGSPRNALYETALRIRNDAQDADGE